The sequence below is a genomic window from Flagellimonas marinaquae.
CACATTGAAATCCCATTTCAATTCGTCCACCAATTTCTGGGCGACTTCGGGAAGTCCATCCCTTTTCAATAATGGGAGTACGGCGACCTTGTTCGGGGCCAGAACGGCCGGAATTTTAAGTACCGTACGTGTGGACCCGTTTTCCAATTCCTCCTCTTGCAAGGAGTTGGAGAACACCGCCAAGAACATACGATCCAACCCTATGGAAGTTTCCAATACATATGGAGTGTAGCTCTGGTTTTCTTCGTGGTCGAAATATTGTAGTTTTTTACCTGAATATTCTTCATGTTTCCCCAGATCAAAATCGGTACGGGAATGGATTCCCTCCAATTCTTTAAATCCGAATGGGAACTTGAACTCGATATCGGCCGCGGCATCTGCGTAGTGTGCCAATTTTTCGTGGTCGTGGAAACGATAATTGTCTTCTCCCATGCCTAGGGAGAGGTGCCATTTCATGCGTTTTTCCTTCCAAGCTTCGTACCACTCCATTTGGGTGCCCGGTTTTATAAAGAACTGCATTTCCATCTGTTCGAATTCCCTCATCCGGAAAATAAACTGACGCGCTACGATCTCGTTACGGAAAGCTTTTCCTGTTTGGGCTATCCCGAACGGGATTTTCATTCTTCCAGTTTTCTGTACGTTCAAAAAATTGACAAAGATTCCTTGTGCAGTTTCTGGACGAAGGTACAGATCCATCGCGCTATCGGCAGAAGCGCCCAACTTGGTTCCGAACATCAAATTGAACTGCTTTACATCCGTCCAATTTTTAGATCCGGACAATGGACAGGCAATTTCGAGCTCTTCGATCAGTGCTTTTACATCGGCTAAATCTTCCTT
It includes:
- a CDS encoding glycine--tRNA ligase, with translation MANQEDVFKKVISHAKEYGYVFQSSEIYDGLSAVYDYGQNGAELKKNIREYWWKAMVQLNENIVGIDAAIFMHPTTWKASGHVDAFNDPLIDNKDSKKRYRADVLIEDYVAKIEAKIEKEVTKAAKRFGDSFDKEQFLATNNRVLGYQEKADSILKRMGQSLEKEDLADVKALIEELEIACPLSGSKNWTDVKQFNLMFGTKLGASADSAMDLYLRPETAQGIFVNFLNVQKTGRMKIPFGIAQTGKAFRNEIVARQFIFRMREFEQMEMQFFIKPGTQMEWYEAWKEKRMKWHLSLGMGEDNYRFHDHEKLAHYADAAADIEFKFPFGFKELEGIHSRTDFDLGKHEEYSGKKLQYFDHEENQSYTPYVLETSIGLDRMFLAVFSNSLQEEELENGSTRTVLKIPAVLAPNKVAVLPLLKRDGLPEVAQKLVDELKWDFNVDYDEKDAVGRRYRRQDAAGTPFCVTVDHQTLEDDTVTIRHRDTMEQNRVKLSEVKEIISKEVDMRYWLQKI